The following coding sequences are from one Lycium ferocissimum isolate CSIRO_LF1 chromosome 3, AGI_CSIRO_Lferr_CH_V1, whole genome shotgun sequence window:
- the LOC132048877 gene encoding uncharacterized protein LOC132048877, with translation MQACHFLLGRPWQYDRAAICDGRANTYAVQSEGKSLILKPLSPNQVIEDYRRMKELKEVAKGKASVVVDPKSTSPPPGNEKVCAIMQPREYFKGNNENKMMICLMHKGILLSDYDDLSNANQFPSFVENLFQDFMDVFPEEMPSGLPPFGGIEHEIDFVPESQNPNKPAYRCNPEDTKELQRQVD, from the coding sequence ATGCAAGCATGCCATTTTCTTTTGGGAAGGCCGTGGCAATATGACAGAGCTGCTATTTGTGATGGCCGAGCCAACACATATGCGGTTCAAAGTGAAGGTAAGAGTCTCATACTCAAGCCTTTGTCACCAAATCAAGTGATAGAAGATTATCGTCGGATGAAGGAGTTGAAGGAAGTGGCTAAAGGTAAGGCTAGTGTTGTGGTCGATCCTAAGTCTACATCACCACCACCGGGTAATGAAAAGGTATGTGCAATCATGCAACCGAGAGAGTACTTCAAAGGTAACAATGAAAACAAAATGATGATTTGTTTAATGCATAAAGGTATTCTCTTGAGTGATTATGATGATTTGTCTAATGCTAATCAATTTCCAAGTTTTGTTGAGAATCTTTTCCAGGATTTTATGGACGTATTTCCTGAAGAGATGCCAAGCGGACTGCCTCCCTTCGGAGGAATTGAGCATGAAATAGATTTTGTGCCCGAATCCCAAAATCCAAACAAGCCAGCCTATAGGTGTAATCCGGAAGACACCAAGGAACTCCAAAGGCAGGTTGATTAG